In a genomic window of Halanaerobiales bacterium:
- a CDS encoding GTPase yields the protein MPANLTPQYYEAEEAFKKAKTKEEKIAALEEMLAVIPKHKGTDKLQANLRKKLSQIKKQDESKGGNVQDDPYLIEKQGAGQAVLLGFPNTGKSSIIKSLTNAKVKVANYPFTTNLPEPAMMPYEDIKIQLVDTPPLTRDGIPGPFMTTILNAELLLLVIDLSSDKCIDQLQDLLELFKERRIIRDKVPEGVRAFSSEKYHILATKSDVEGSKENLKIINELMPGIDEILPLSAEKGDNLDKFKEMLFNKLNIIRIYTKAPGKDPDLEKPFTLKKGATVYDFAQKIHRDIAKNLKKARVWGSARFDGQSVAKDYLLEDGDIVELHENNRGD from the coding sequence ATGCCTGCAAATTTAACCCCTCAATATTATGAAGCAGAAGAGGCTTTTAAAAAAGCTAAAACTAAAGAAGAAAAAATTGCTGCTTTAGAAGAAATGCTGGCGGTTATCCCCAAACATAAAGGAACAGATAAATTACAGGCCAATCTTCGTAAAAAATTATCACAAATAAAAAAACAGGATGAAAGTAAAGGTGGTAATGTACAGGATGATCCTTATTTAATTGAAAAACAGGGAGCAGGCCAGGCAGTATTGCTGGGATTTCCTAATACAGGAAAATCATCTATTATTAAATCACTAACTAATGCTAAAGTAAAAGTAGCTAATTATCCTTTTACTACCAATCTTCCTGAACCAGCTATGATGCCTTATGAAGATATAAAAATACAGTTAGTGGATACACCTCCACTTACAAGAGATGGAATTCCAGGACCATTTATGACAACTATATTAAATGCAGAATTACTTCTTTTGGTAATAGATTTAAGTAGTGATAAATGTATTGATCAATTACAGGATTTACTTGAACTTTTTAAAGAAAGACGGATTATAAGAGATAAGGTACCTGAGGGAGTTAGAGCTTTTAGTTCAGAAAAATATCATATACTGGCTACTAAATCTGATGTTGAAGGTAGTAAAGAAAATCTAAAAATTATTAATGAACTAATGCCAGGGATAGATGAAATTTTGCCATTATCAGCAGAAAAAGGAGATAATTTAGATAAATTTAAGGAAATGTTATTTAATAAATTAAATATAATTAGAATATATACTAAAGCTCCAGGTAAAGATCCTGATCTTGAAAAACCTTTTACACTCAAAAAAGGAGCTACAGTATATGATTTTGCTCAAAAAATACATAGAGATATTGCAAAAAATTTAAAGAAAGCTAGAGTATGGGGTTCTGCTCGTTTTGATGGTCAATCAGTAGCAAAAGACTATTTACTTGAAGACGGAGATATAGTTGAATTACATGAAAACAATCGAGGTGATTAA
- a CDS encoding GNAT family N-acetyltransferase, translating into MKIDKSEVKIIEYKDEYKKKYKELAMEWLNKYNLYEHEDELILNNPDKFILNKGGYIFLAEYEKQIIGTVSLIPDENKVFELAKLAVTKKYQNNGIAKVLIEKAIEMAKKEEAKKILLYSNTKLDKAYHLYKKYGFKEINLNKNKYETANLKMELNLY; encoded by the coding sequence ATGAAAATAGATAAAAGTGAAGTAAAAATAATTGAATATAAAGATGAATATAAGAAAAAATATAAGGAATTGGCTATGGAATGGCTTAATAAGTATAATTTATATGAACATGAGGATGAATTAATATTAAATAATCCTGATAAATTCATTTTAAATAAAGGTGGATATATATTTCTGGCCGAATATGAAAAACAAATCATTGGAACTGTTTCTTTAATTCCTGATGAGAATAAAGTTTTTGAACTTGCAAAATTAGCTGTTACAAAAAAATATCAAAATAATGGTATTGCAAAAGTTTTAATTGAAAAGGCCATAGAAATGGCTAAAAAAGAAGAAGCTAAAAAAATATTACTATATAGTAATACTAAATTAGATAAAGCCTACCATTTATATAAAAAATATGGCTTTAAAGAAATAAATTTGAATAAGAACAAATATGAGACTGCTAATTTGAAAATGGAATTAAATTTATATTAA
- a CDS encoding YitT family protein produces the protein MDFDFKNFFIKSTGILVGSFLIALGLVIFFVPNKIAPGGVTGIATVLHYLFNIRVGILVLSINIPLFLIALKILGKKVGLKTLWGILSLSVLIELLSKLNPVITENYFLATIYGGALAGLGLGIVFRFGGTTGGTDLIAAILNRYFPSISMGKGLLIIDAFVITMAGIVFNAELALYAMIAIFVQSKIIDFVQEGLDYTKSVIIVSNHSDEIANEIMRELGRGVTGLKGYGAYSGKKKNVLLITISRAEITKLKNLIFNVDDKAFVILNNAHEVLGEGFKNYRYSTFN, from the coding sequence ATGGATTTTGATTTTAAAAACTTTTTTATAAAATCTACTGGAATTTTAGTTGGATCATTTTTGATTGCTCTTGGTTTAGTAATATTCTTTGTTCCAAATAAAATTGCTCCAGGAGGAGTAACAGGTATTGCGACAGTTTTACATTACTTATTTAATATAAGAGTGGGTATTTTAGTATTATCAATTAATATTCCTTTATTTTTAATTGCACTCAAAATTTTAGGTAAAAAAGTAGGTTTAAAAACTCTATGGGGAATATTATCCCTATCTGTTTTAATAGAATTATTATCAAAACTAAATCCAGTTATTACTGAGAATTATTTTTTAGCAACTATTTATGGTGGTGCACTTGCTGGACTTGGTTTGGGAATTGTTTTTAGATTTGGAGGTACTACCGGTGGTACTGATTTAATTGCTGCAATTTTAAATAGATATTTTCCGAGTATAAGTATGGGAAAAGGTTTACTTATTATTGATGCTTTTGTGATAACAATGGCTGGTATAGTATTTAATGCTGAACTTGCTCTTTATGCTATGATTGCAATATTTGTTCAATCAAAAATAATAGATTTTGTCCAGGAAGGTCTGGATTACACAAAATCAGTAATTATTGTATCAAACCATTCAGATGAAATTGCAAATGAAATAATGAGAGAATTAGGACGAGGAGTAACAGGTTTAAAAGGTTATGGTGCTTATAGTGGTAAAAAGAAGAATGTACTTTTGATTACAATTTCTCGAGCAGAAATAACCAAATTGAAAAATTTAATTTTTAATGTAGATGATAAAGCTTTCGTTATTTTAAATAATGCCCATGAAGTTTTAGGAGAAGGTTTTAAAAATTATAGATATTCTACTTTTAATTAA
- a CDS encoding redoxin domain-containing protein has translation MTISKNDKVKEFTLKNQNDEEVSLSDYEGKKVLLSFHPLAWTSVCTKQMKALEKNYEVFKENNTIPLGLSVDPQPSKKAWAEDMGLEKLDILSDFWPHGEFSKELDIFIEKLGFSGRVNILLDESRNVIWAKEYEIGQLPDIDEVLNKVKNN, from the coding sequence ATGACAATTAGTAAAAATGATAAAGTAAAAGAGTTTACTTTGAAAAATCAAAATGATGAAGAAGTAAGTTTATCTGACTATGAAGGTAAAAAAGTATTGTTATCTTTCCACCCATTGGCCTGGACAAGTGTATGTACTAAACAGATGAAAGCACTTGAAAAAAATTATGAGGTATTTAAAGAAAACAATACTATTCCTCTAGGTTTAAGTGTAGACCCTCAACCAAGTAAAAAAGCCTGGGCAGAAGATATGGGATTGGAAAAGTTAGATATTTTATCTGATTTTTGGCCTCATGGTGAATTTTCAAAAGAATTAGATATATTCATTGAAAAACTAGGATTTTCTGGGAGAGTAAATATTCTTCTGGATGAATCTAGAAATGTAATCTGGGCAAAAGAATATGAAATAGGGCAACTACCTGACATTGATGAAGTATTAAACAAAGTAAAAAATAATTAA